A section of the Quatrionicoccus australiensis genome encodes:
- a CDS encoding FkbM family methyltransferase, with amino-acid sequence MTSIKRPAPFVLVSTDHGSMIVNRNDYRMVGENQAYGVGFQLLNNSNFDPVEVGVALNILKARREFFGDGVVAIDAGANLGVHTLEWSKTMHGWGRVTAIEAQERVFYALAGNIAINNCLNASAIHAALGAEHGTLDIPVPDYLKPGSFGSLELKKRERTEFIGQTIDYSPENCFNVRLVPLDALETGRVDFIKIDVEGMELEVLEGARQIIERCRPAMMIEAIKTDQTALFELLTNYGYRVYKHHLNFIAIHSTDRSDSFLKVSNNTPS; translated from the coding sequence ATGACCTCCATCAAGCGCCCAGCCCCCTTTGTTCTCGTATCGACAGACCATGGCAGCATGATCGTGAACCGCAACGACTACCGCATGGTCGGCGAAAACCAGGCCTATGGCGTCGGCTTCCAGTTGCTCAACAACTCGAATTTCGACCCGGTGGAAGTCGGCGTTGCGCTAAACATCCTCAAGGCCCGCCGCGAATTCTTCGGCGATGGCGTCGTCGCCATCGATGCTGGCGCCAACCTTGGCGTGCATACCCTCGAATGGTCCAAGACCATGCATGGCTGGGGACGCGTGACCGCCATCGAAGCACAGGAACGCGTCTTCTATGCACTGGCCGGCAACATCGCGATTAACAACTGCCTCAACGCCTCTGCCATTCATGCCGCCCTCGGCGCCGAACATGGCACGCTGGACATTCCGGTACCTGACTACCTGAAGCCTGGCAGTTTCGGCAGTCTCGAACTGAAAAAACGCGAACGTACGGAATTCATTGGCCAGACCATCGACTATTCACCGGAAAACTGCTTCAACGTCCGCCTTGTTCCACTTGACGCACTCGAAACCGGCCGGGTCGATTTCATCAAGATCGACGTCGAAGGCATGGAACTCGAAGTACTGGAAGGCGCTCGCCAGATCATCGAACGCTGCCGGCCGGCGATGATGATCGAAGCCATCAAGACCGATCAGACTGCACTTTTCGAATTACTGACCAACTACGGCTACCGCGTCTACAAACACCACCTGAATTTCATCGCCATCCACAGCACGGACCGCTCCGACAGCTTCCTGAAAGTCAGCAACAACACCCCGTCTTGA
- a CDS encoding FkbM family methyltransferase, with protein sequence MLSAIAEIPYTICLPTAYGQILVNRYDLNQTNALVKNPFGLDYAEIDLLVKVAKLLPEGSICLDVGANFGVYTLALAKALAPRKGVVHSFEAQRVLAYMVCGSVALNSMENAHVHHNAVGAESGEIDIPAFDYRRVSNFGSVEFGGKQQEFIGQPQGESSGDRVKLVRIDDFHFEKVGIMKVDIEGMEEMALAGAVETIERNRPLVLIEWLKSDKQKLAAFFEQRQYEVFVMGGNFLCLPQGGSIKISHQLPRWVAE encoded by the coding sequence ATGCTTTCCGCCATTGCAGAAATTCCTTACACGATCTGTTTGCCGACGGCTTATGGACAGATCCTGGTCAATCGCTATGACCTGAACCAGACCAATGCGCTGGTCAAGAATCCCTTCGGCCTGGATTACGCCGAGATCGACCTGCTGGTGAAGGTGGCGAAGCTGTTGCCGGAGGGCTCGATCTGTCTTGATGTCGGAGCCAATTTCGGGGTTTATACGCTGGCTCTGGCCAAGGCGCTGGCGCCGCGCAAGGGAGTGGTGCATTCGTTCGAGGCGCAGCGGGTGCTGGCTTACATGGTGTGCGGCAGCGTTGCGCTCAATAGCATGGAAAATGCCCATGTTCACCATAACGCGGTGGGCGCGGAAAGTGGCGAAATAGACATTCCGGCTTTTGACTACCGTCGGGTTTCCAATTTTGGCAGCGTCGAGTTTGGCGGCAAACAGCAGGAGTTCATCGGTCAGCCGCAGGGTGAGAGTAGCGGCGACCGGGTCAAGCTGGTGCGGATCGATGATTTCCACTTCGAAAAAGTGGGCATCATGAAAGTCGACATCGAGGGGATGGAAGAAATGGCCCTGGCCGGCGCGGTCGAAACGATAGAGCGCAATCGGCCCCTGGTGCTGATCGAATGGTTGAAATCCGACAAGCAGAAACTTGCCGCTTTCTTCGAGCAACGCCAGTACGAAGTGTTCGTCATGGGGGGCAATTTCCTTTGTCTGCCGCAAGGCGGCAGCATCAAGATCTCGCATCAGTTGCCGCGCTGGGTTGCCGAATAG
- a CDS encoding glycosyltransferase family 9 protein translates to MQDPQAASRTILLPARQMETTLRIGDLAATMIYAQYMAMWEGKIVDFPYLEPSHRELHLDRLFPHVIHQFRTQGEADTPIHDPGPLWIVVPELVAAHGGQLLPRPRFESSLYSGPALPDAPFAVFSTLFNPPYNQSRGMSPALVNQLLQGLAKKLGQQLWVITDTPDLIDAPDGVFVVPRSNTYDLLYIINAATAFIGGDTGFSHFAGLSRVPLIISLYGNNSYGVTSEYGEAWAGRIWNSLPCTDSATTEHHIHLMQNNQLIGLQRFAIEKAVFRMLAAR, encoded by the coding sequence ATGCAAGACCCCCAAGCCGCATCGAGAACCATCCTGCTGCCCGCCAGGCAGATGGAGACAACGCTGCGCATCGGCGATCTCGCAGCCACGATGATCTACGCCCAATACATGGCGATGTGGGAAGGGAAAATTGTCGACTTCCCCTATCTTGAGCCCAGCCATCGGGAACTCCATCTGGATCGCCTGTTTCCGCACGTCATCCATCAGTTCCGCACGCAAGGCGAGGCAGATACGCCTATCCATGACCCCGGCCCGCTCTGGATTGTCGTGCCCGAACTGGTCGCGGCCCATGGCGGTCAACTGCTGCCACGCCCCCGTTTTGAGTCTTCCCTGTATAGCGGCCCGGCACTGCCGGATGCGCCATTTGCTGTTTTTTCGACCCTGTTCAACCCGCCCTATAACCAGAGCCGCGGCATGTCGCCTGCCCTGGTCAACCAACTGCTGCAAGGCCTCGCGAAAAAGCTGGGCCAGCAACTCTGGGTCATTACCGACACCCCGGACCTGATCGACGCTCCGGACGGCGTCTTCGTCGTTCCCCGCAGCAACACTTACGACCTGCTTTACATCATCAATGCAGCCACGGCATTCATCGGCGGCGACACCGGCTTTTCGCATTTTGCCGGCCTGTCACGCGTACCACTGATCATCTCGCTGTACGGCAACAACAGCTACGGCGTGACCAGCGAATATGGCGAAGCATGGGCCGGTCGCATCTGGAACAGCCTGCCCTGCACGGACAGCGCAACCACCGAGCACCACATCCATCTGATGCAGAACAACCAGTTGATTGGCCTGCAACGCTTCGCCATCGAAAAGGCCGTTTTCCGGATGCTCGCAGCCCGCTAG